A window of Cyclopterus lumpus isolate fCycLum1 chromosome 14, fCycLum1.pri, whole genome shotgun sequence contains these coding sequences:
- the orai2 gene encoding protein orai-2: protein MSRELNVPMGSPTPGVSERGPDGGVMDYRDWVRRSYLELVSSNHHSVQALSWRKLYLSRAKLKASSRTSALLSGFAMVAMVEVELKMQYNYPSALLIAFSVCTTVLVAVHLFALLISTCILPNVEAVSNIHNLNSVSESPHERMHYFIELAWGFSTALGILLFLVEVVLLCWMKFLPVDQKVEPTPANVYGNNSGWQAALASTIIMVPVGVIFVVFTIHFYRSLVSHKTERHHEEIEELHKIKVQLDGHERGLQTV, encoded by the exons ATGAGCAGGGAGTTGAACGTGCCGATGGGTTCCCCGACCCCGGGGGTCTCGGAGCGAGGCCCCGACGGCGGGGTGATGGACTACAGGGACTGGGTGCGACGCAGTTACCTGGAGCTGGTCAGCTCCAACCACCACTCGGTGCAGGCCCTGTCCTGGAGGAAGCTCTACCTGAGCCGGGCCAAGCTGAAGGCCTCCAGCAGGACCTCTGCGCTGCTCTCTGGCTTCGCAATG GTGGCCATGGTGGAGGTGGAGTTGAAGATGCAGTACAATTACCCGTCTGCGCTCCTCATTGCCTTCAGCGTGTGCACCACCGTGCTGGTGGCGGTGCACCTCTTCGCCCTGCTGATCAGCACCTGCATCCTTCCCAACGTGGAGGCGGTCAGCAACATCCACAACCTGAACTCCGTCAGCGAGTCGCCCCACGAGCGCATGCACTACTTCATCGAGCTGGCCTGGGGCTTCTCCACAGCCCTGGGCATCCTGCTGTTCTTGGTGGAGGTGGTGCTCCTCTGCTGGATGAAGTTCCTGCCCGTGGACCAGAAGGTGGAGCCGACCCCCGCCAACGTGTATGGGAACAACAGCGGCTGGCAGGCGGCGCTggcctccaccatcatcatgGTGCCGGTGGGGGTGATTTTTGTCGTGTTCACCATTCACTTCTACCGGTCTCTGGTGAGCCACAAGACGGAGCGTCACCACGAGGAGATCGAGGAACTGCACAAGATCAAGGTGCAGCTAGACGGCCACGAGAGAGGCCTCCAGACTGTGTGA